The nucleotide window CACGGATCACCCGGCCCACCCTCTTTTCCGCATCGGTTCGCTGAACACAATACACTTGGCGGATGTCACCACGCTGGGAACCAGACCTTGATGTCCGTCGAGGGAATCATGTTATCCACAACCTCCATGCTCACTTGGTGTTCGTCACCAAGTACCGGCGCGAGGTATTCGATGACGACATGCTGACCCGCTGTGAGGAGGTCATGCGGGATGTGTGCGAGAAGTTCGAGGCAGAGATGAAGGAGTTCAACGGCGAGGGCGACCACGTGCACCTGCTGATCCACTACCCGCCGAAGATCGCCCTGTCCAAGCTGGTGAACAGCTTGAAGGGCGTAAGTTCCCGATACCTGCGGGCGGAGTACACCGGTCGCATCAACCGCATCGGCATGGGGTCGGTCTTCTGGGCGCCCTCATACTTCGTCGGGTCCTGTGGCGGGGCGCCACTGAGCATCGTCAAGGACTACATCGAGAACCAGAAGCGACCGGCCTGACCGTTGGAACTGAGACGCAGGGACCTCCGGCGCTCCGCGCCTTCGGCCCGAGGATCGCATTCCCGCCCGGCCTGAAGGCCGGGATTCCCTGCGAAGATCAAGGGATGGACGCCACGGAGACACCGAACACCGAGTGGATCACTGTCGCCGCCTTTGAGAACCTGCCGGGCTGCCCACGGCCGATGGCGGCCGTACGCGCTTGACTGCGTGACCGCGGCATCGACTGGATGCCCTTCGGCTCTGATGAGATCCAGTGGGATCTGGCCTGCGGTAGCGGTCCCGGCGGCCACTGGCACGGCTGGTTCGACATCCGCGTCCAGGACGACGCGCTTCGGCGGCTCGGTCTGCACCCCGACCAGCCCACCGCGGGAGTCACCGGTGCGTCTCCACCAGGCTGGTGGCATGCGGCCGCAGAGCGCAGCCTTCACCGGCGCACCGGAAGGGAACTCCGAAACATCTCCTGCTGAGCGTCGTTCTCCGCCCGCACCCAGGCCGGTTGCGCTTCGCTCAATGGGGGGTCGAACCCTTCGGGGAGCATCAGCATGAGCGGCTGCGGCCACACGCTCTCCGGCCCGTGCCCTTGGCAGTGAAGGACG belongs to Streptomyces finlayi and includes:
- the tnpA gene encoding IS200/IS605 family transposase — its product is MSPRWEPDLDVRRGNHVIHNLHAHLVFVTKYRREVFDDDMLTRCEEVMRDVCEKFEAEMKEFNGEGDHVHLLIHYPPKIALSKLVNSLKGVSSRYLRAEYTGRINRIGMGSVFWAPSYFVGSCGGAPLSIVKDYIENQKRPA